Proteins encoded within one genomic window of Vicinamibacteria bacterium:
- the dnaJ gene encoding molecular chaperone DnaJ gives MAPTSNRDYYEVLGVPRNASEQEVKSAYRKLALKFHPDRNPGDRGAEERFKEAAEAYSVLGDADKRQRYDTYGHAGLGGAGGAGFDPSVFADFSDILGDFFGFADVFGRRRGGPRRGADLRYNLEISFEEAAFGTETHIQIPRSDTCSACGGSGAAPGTKPTTCPTCSGAGQVTFQQGFFSVARTCSRCRGTGKIVASQCKQCDGQGQVPIERKLQIKIPPGVDTGSQLRISGEGEPGTVGAPPGDLFVVLRVQDHAFFKRDGNSLFCEIPVSLTQATLGATLELPTLDGGKVKVNLHEGTQPGTVLRVKGQGIPHLGGKGRGDLHVLVRVVVPTRLTPEHRKLFEQIAKTLPVPDLKDRDRSLFDRMKDILGHS, from the coding sequence ATGGCCCCCACTTCCAACCGTGACTACTACGAGGTCCTCGGAGTGCCCCGCAACGCCTCCGAGCAGGAGGTCAAGTCCGCCTACCGCAAACTGGCCCTCAAGTTCCATCCCGACCGAAACCCGGGGGACCGAGGGGCGGAGGAGCGCTTCAAGGAAGCGGCCGAGGCCTACAGCGTCCTCGGAGATGCCGACAAGCGGCAGCGCTACGACACCTACGGTCACGCCGGGCTGGGCGGCGCGGGGGGAGCGGGCTTCGACCCCTCCGTCTTCGCGGACTTCAGCGACATCCTAGGCGACTTCTTCGGCTTTGCCGACGTCTTCGGCCGCCGGCGGGGCGGCCCCCGGCGGGGGGCCGACCTCCGCTACAACCTTGAGATCTCCTTCGAGGAGGCGGCCTTCGGAACGGAGACCCACATCCAGATCCCCCGATCCGACACCTGCTCCGCCTGCGGGGGTAGCGGGGCGGCCCCCGGCACCAAGCCCACCACCTGCCCCACCTGCTCGGGGGCGGGCCAGGTCACGTTCCAGCAGGGGTTCTTCAGCGTGGCCCGCACCTGCAGCCGCTGCCGGGGCACGGGGAAGATCGTGGCCAGCCAGTGCAAGCAATGCGACGGACAGGGACAGGTCCCCATCGAGCGCAAGCTGCAGATCAAGATCCCGCCCGGCGTCGACACCGGCAGCCAACTCCGCATCTCCGGGGAGGGGGAACCGGGCACGGTGGGGGCGCCGCCCGGCGACCTCTTCGTGGTCCTGCGAGTCCAGGACCACGCCTTCTTCAAGCGCGACGGCAACAGCCTCTTCTGCGAGATCCCGGTGAGCCTGACCCAGGCCACCCTGGGCGCGACCCTGGAGCTGCCGACCCTGGACGGCGGGAAGGTCAAGGTCAACCTTCACGAGGGAACCCAGCCGGGCACGGTCTTGAGGGTCAAAGGACAGGGCATTCCCCACCTGGGTGGGAAGGGACGGGGGGATCTGCACGTGCTCGTCCGCGTGGTGGTGCCCACCCGCCTCACCCCCGAGCACCGCAAGCTCTTCGAGCAGATCGCCAAAACCTTGCCCGTGCCCGACCTCAAGGACCGGGACCGGTCCCTATTCGACCGCATGAAGGACATCCTGGGGCATTCCTGA
- the dnaK gene encoding molecular chaperone DnaK — protein sequence MGKLIGIDLGTTNSCVAVMEGGAPQVIPNQEGARTTPSIVGFTAKGERLVGQIAKRQALTNPKNTVFAVKRLIGRKFSSGEVEQARRFLPYQLVESPNGDVHVQIEEKVYSTPEISSFVLQKLKAAAEDYLGEPVEEAIITVPAYFNDPQRQATKDAGLIAGLKVSRIINEPTAAALAYGLKNAKGQFVAVFDLGGGTFDISILEMAEGLFQVRATGGDTFLGGEDFDQRVIDWLISEFLRETGIDLHQDRMALQRLKEAAEKAKCELSTAQQTEIVLPFISADASGPKHLNTVLSRQKYESLTDDLLERTIEPCRRCLADAGLRADQIDEVLLVGGQTRAPKVSDVVRKVFGKEPNRAVNPDEGIAMGAAIQTGIIQGEVKDLVLLDVTPHTLGIETKDGTFTPLIERNSTIPTRKSRVFTTVADNQTRVEVHVLQGESDMAAYNKSLAKFELTSIPPAPKGVPQIEVSFEIDVNGIVSVSAQDQATGRSQSMVIHPSGGLSQSEVSRLVNETRARELVERSKKDQEAVVRQLEGLVANTMRSVQALEGKLTPDEQERILAAMERAKKAREGDLDELKARLVEMEKAATLIGQAMLRP from the coding sequence GTGGGTAAGCTGATCGGTATCGACCTGGGGACGACCAACTCCTGCGTGGCCGTCATGGAGGGCGGCGCCCCCCAGGTGATCCCGAACCAGGAAGGAGCGCGGACCACTCCCTCCATCGTGGGCTTCACCGCCAAGGGCGAGCGTCTGGTGGGGCAGATCGCCAAACGCCAGGCCCTCACCAACCCCAAGAACACGGTCTTCGCGGTGAAGCGGCTGATCGGACGCAAGTTCAGTTCGGGCGAGGTCGAGCAGGCCCGGCGCTTCCTGCCCTATCAGCTGGTGGAGTCCCCCAACGGGGACGTGCACGTCCAGATCGAGGAGAAGGTCTACTCCACCCCCGAGATCTCCTCCTTCGTCCTCCAGAAGCTCAAGGCCGCGGCCGAGGACTACCTGGGGGAGCCCGTCGAAGAAGCCATCATTACCGTTCCCGCCTACTTCAACGATCCCCAGCGCCAGGCCACCAAGGACGCCGGCCTCATCGCCGGCCTCAAGGTCTCGCGCATCATCAACGAGCCGACCGCGGCCGCCCTCGCCTACGGCCTCAAGAACGCCAAGGGCCAGTTCGTGGCCGTGTTCGACCTGGGGGGGGGGACCTTCGACATCTCGATCCTGGAGATGGCGGAGGGCTTGTTCCAGGTGCGGGCCACGGGCGGGGACACTTTCCTGGGGGGCGAGGACTTCGATCAGCGCGTCATCGACTGGCTGATCTCCGAGTTCCTGCGCGAGACCGGGATCGACCTGCACCAGGACCGCATGGCCCTCCAGCGCCTCAAGGAGGCGGCGGAGAAGGCCAAGTGCGAGCTCAGCACCGCCCAGCAAACGGAGATCGTGCTGCCCTTCATCTCCGCCGACGCCTCCGGGCCCAAGCACTTGAACACCGTCCTCTCCCGGCAGAAGTACGAGTCCCTGACCGACGATCTCTTGGAGCGCACGATCGAGCCCTGCCGCCGGTGTCTGGCCGACGCCGGGCTCCGCGCCGACCAGATCGACGAGGTGCTGCTGGTGGGGGGCCAGACCCGAGCCCCCAAGGTCTCGGACGTGGTGCGCAAGGTGTTCGGGAAGGAGCCCAACCGGGCCGTGAACCCCGACGAAGGAATCGCCATGGGGGCGGCCATCCAGACCGGGATCATCCAGGGCGAGGTGAAGGACCTGGTCCTGCTCGACGTCACCCCCCACACCCTGGGCATCGAGACCAAGGACGGTACCTTCACGCCCTTGATCGAGCGCAACAGCACCATCCCCACGCGCAAGAGCCGGGTCTTCACGACCGTGGCCGACAACCAGACCCGGGTCGAGGTGCACGTCCTGCAGGGCGAGAGCGACATGGCGGCCTACAACAAGAGCCTGGCCAAGTTCGAGCTGACCAGCATCCCCCCCGCTCCCAAGGGCGTCCCCCAGATCGAGGTCTCCTTCGAGATCGATGTGAACGGCATCGTCTCCGTCTCCGCCCAGGACCAGGCCACCGGCCGCAGCCAGTCCATGGTCATTCATCCCTCCGGCGGTCTCAGCCAGTCGGAGGTCAGCCGGCTCGTGAACGAGACGCGGGCCCGCGAGCTGGTGGAGCGGTCCAAGAAGGACCAGGAGGCGGTGGTCCGCCAGCTGGAGGGCCTGGTCGCCAACACCATGCGCTCCGTCCAGGCCCTGGAGGGCAAACTGACCCCCGACGAGCAGGAGCGCATCCTGGCCGCGATGGAGCGGGCCAAGAAAGCCCGCGAAGGGGACCTGGACGAGCTGAAGGCGCGGCTCGTGGAGATGGAGAAGGCCGCCACCCTCATCGGGCAGGCGATGCTCCGGCCGTGA
- a CDS encoding nucleotide exchange factor GrpE, giving the protein MSKGKGKGIPETSPPESLVPPGTVRGSGESPLPEAPSREQAGEGGMAPAPAGVPPSREEFEALKRAGVELQDQLLRKRADFENYRKRVERDRQQATVDAVAAIFRDLIPTLDNLERALKAGGGEEALRTGVELTQRELLSFLDSHGVVAQEPVGQKFDPQNHEALLHEPVPGYEEGTVVEVFRKGYSFKDRLLRPALVKVAKGETTDDTAEPDEIH; this is encoded by the coding sequence ATGAGCAAGGGGAAGGGGAAGGGCATCCCGGAGACTTCGCCTCCGGAGAGTTTGGTCCCGCCGGGGACGGTCCGGGGATCCGGGGAATCGCCCCTGCCCGAGGCCCCCTCCCGCGAGCAGGCCGGGGAGGGCGGGATGGCGCCCGCTCCCGCCGGCGTCCCCCCCAGCCGCGAGGAGTTCGAGGCCCTGAAGCGGGCGGGGGTCGAGCTGCAGGACCAGCTCCTCCGCAAGAGGGCGGATTTCGAGAACTACCGGAAGCGCGTGGAGCGAGACCGGCAGCAGGCCACCGTGGATGCGGTGGCCGCCATCTTCCGGGATCTCATTCCCACCCTCGACAACCTCGAGCGTGCCTTGAAGGCGGGGGGCGGAGAAGAGGCGCTTCGCACGGGGGTCGAGCTCACGCAGCGGGAGCTCCTGAGCTTCCTCGACAGCCACGGGGTCGTGGCCCAGGAGCCGGTGGGGCAGAAATTCGACCCCCAGAACCACGAGGCCCTCCTGCACGAGCCGGTGCCCGGCTACGAGGAGGGAACGGTGGTGGAGGTTTTCCGCAAGGGATACTCCTTCAAGGACCGCCTTCTGCGACCGGCCCTGGTCAAGGTGGCCAAGGGCGAGACGACGGATGATACGGCGGAGCCGGACGAGATACACTAG